A genomic region of Primulina eburnea isolate SZY01 unplaced genomic scaffold, ASM2296580v1 ctg128_ERROPOS700000, whole genome shotgun sequence contains the following coding sequences:
- the LOC140820639 gene encoding uncharacterized protein gives MLFEFLGFTDDCRVKLVGNQLREVAKSWWLVTREAKAHRGSVITWKISKVEFYQRFIPLAYRKDKSAEFASLRQGQLNIDEYLAQFFTLLRFAPQVAKNDAAVFDQFIQRLNPEIRTLVNVKQPSNFADTLN, from the coding sequence atgctgtttgaatttCTTGGTTTTACAGATGATTGTAGAGTTAAACTGGTTGGAAACCAACTGCGGGAAGTCGCTaagagttggtggctggtaaccAGGGAAGCCAAAGCACATCGTGGTTCAGTGATTACATGGAAAATTTCTaaagttgaattttatcaaagatttataCCTTTAGCATACAGAAAGGATAAAAGTGCAGAGTTTGCAAgtctgagacagggtcagctaaacattgatgagtatttggcccaGTTTTTCACtttgctacgttttgcccctcaagTGGCTAAGAATGATGCAGCTGTATTTGATCAATTTATCCAGAGATTGAATCCGGAAATTCGTACCTTGGTGAATGTAAAACAACCGAGTAACTTTGCTGATACTCTGAACTGA